The following proteins come from a genomic window of Coffea arabica cultivar ET-39 chromosome 11c, Coffea Arabica ET-39 HiFi, whole genome shotgun sequence:
- the LOC113717239 gene encoding amino-acid permease BAT1 homolog isoform X1: MEFADESRLHNGNQAAGLYYPLGEFDAENVGIDRVSEDSTRLKQLGYKQELGRGLSFLANFSVTFSILSVMTGITTLYNQGLSFGGPIAMVYGWPIVSLMTMIVGLSMAEICSAYPTSAGLYFWSAILCGNGWSPFASWLTGWFNIVGQWAVTTSVDFSLAQLIRVIILLSTGGTSGGGYEASKYVVIAIHAAILLSHAVLNSLPISWLSFFGQLAAAWNVLGVFILMIVIPTVATERASAKFVFTHFNTENGAGVNSKLYIFILGLLMSQYTLTGYDASAHMSEETKSADKNGPKGIISSIGISIIVGWGYILGITFSVTNIPNLLSKDNDAGGYAIAEIFYQVFKSRYGSGAGGIVCLCIVAVAIFFCGMSSITSNSRMAYAFSRDGAMPLSSLWHKVNKQDVPINAVWLSAFIAFCMALTSLGSLVAFQAMVSIATIGLYIAYALPIFFRVTLARKSFTPGPFNLGSFGVLVGWIAVLWVATISVLFSLPVAYPVTDQTLNYTPVAVGGLVILTVTAWVFSARYWFKGPITNIDD; this comes from the exons ATGGAATTTGCTGATGAATCAAGATTGCATAATGGCAATCAAGCAGCTGGTCTCTATTATCCGCTTGGTGAATTTGACGCTGAAAACGTTGGTATTGATCGTGTTTCTGAGGATTCAACGCGGTTGAAGCAGCTGGGATACAAGCAAGAGCTCGGCCGTGGCCTTTC GTTCCTGGCCAATTTTTCGGTCACTTTTTCAATATTATCAGTCATGACGGGAATAACAACGCTGTACAATCAGGGCCTGTCGTTTGGTGGGCCCATTGCTATGGTTTACGGGTGGCCTATCGTTAGTTTAATGACGATGATTGTGGGCCTCTCGATGGCTGAGATCTGCTCTGCTTACCCGACTTCTGCTGGGCTATATTTTTGGAGTGCTATACTCTGTGGTAACGGATGGAGCCCATTCGCATCTTGGCTCACTGGCTG GTTCAACATTGTTGGTCAG TGGGCAGTTACAACAAGCGTGGATTTTTCACTTGCACAGCTGATTCGGGTGATCATCCTTCTGAGTACTGGTGGAACCTCTGGAGGTGGATATGAGGCCTCTAAGTATGTAGTTATTGCCATCCATGCTGCAATTTTGCTCTCACATGCTGTCTTAAACAGTCTTCCTATCTCGTGGTTATCATTCTTTGGACAGCTTGCTGCTGCATGGAATGTACTAG GAGTCTTTATACTCATGATTGTGATTCCTACAGTTGCAACTGAAAGAGCCAGTGCTAAGTTTGTGTTTACTCATTTCAACACTGAAAATGGGGCTGGCGTCAACAGTAAATTGTACATATTTATACTCGGGCTTCTTATGAGCCAGTATACGCTGACTGGATATGATGCATCTGCCCACATG TCAGAGGAAACCAAGAGTGCAGATAAGAATGGCCCTAAGGGAATAATTAGTTCCATCGGGATATCTATAATTGTTGGATGGGGTTATATACTTGGTATCACATTTTCAGTTACGAACATCCCAAATCTTTTGAGCAAGGACAATGATGCTGGTGGTTATGCCATCGCTGAAATTTTCTACCAAGTGTTCAAAAGTAGATATGGGAGTGGAGCTGGTGGAATTGTGTGCTTGTGTATTGTTGCTGTTGCCATATTTTTCTGCGGCATGAGCTCAATAACTAGCAATTCAAG GATGGCCTATGCATTCTCAAGGGATGGAGCTATGCCTTTGTCATCCTTGTGGCACAAAGTAAACAAGCAAGATGTTCCCATAAATGCAGTTTGGCTTTCAGCTTTTATTGCATTCTGCATGGCACTTACG TCTCTTGGGAGCTTGGTCGCATTTCAGGCCATGGTATCCATAGCAACTATTGGACTGTACATTGCCTATGCCCTACCTATCTTCTTTAGGGTGACTTTGGCACGAAAATCTTTCACCCCAGGGCCTTTCAATTTGGGAAGTTTTGGGGTCCTTGTTGGTTGGATTGCTGTGCTGTGGGTGGCAACCATCTCTGTGCTGTTCTCCTTGCCCGTTGCCTATCCCGTTACCGATCAAACTCTCAACTATACGCCAGTTGCTGTTGGTGGCCTAGTTATTCTTACTGTCACTGCTTGGGTCTTTAGTGCTAGGTATTGGTTTAAAGGTCCTATAACCAATATAGACGACTAA
- the LOC113717239 gene encoding amino-acid permease BAT1 homolog isoform X3: protein MAWNREEKSEVLPQRVQQSNGTSSIDSGHERLHELGYKQELKRDLSFNIVGQWAVTTSVDFSLAQLIRVIILLSTGGTSGGGYEASKYVVIAIHAAILLSHAVLNSLPISWLSFFGQLAAAWNVLGVFILMIVIPTVATERASAKFVFTHFNTENGAGVNSKLYIFILGLLMSQYTLTGYDASAHMSEETKSADKNGPKGIISSIGISIIVGWGYILGITFSVTNIPNLLSKDNDAGGYAIAEIFYQVFKSRYGSGAGGIVCLCIVAVAIFFCGMSSITSNSRMAYAFSRDGAMPLSSLWHKVNKQDVPINAVWLSAFIAFCMALTSLGSLVAFQAMVSIATIGLYIAYALPIFFRVTLARKSFTPGPFNLGSFGVLVGWIAVLWVATISVLFSLPVAYPVTDQTLNYTPVAVGGLVILTVTAWVFSARYWFKGPITNIDD, encoded by the exons atggcGTGGAATCGTGAAGAGAAGAGCGAAGTGCTTCCACAACGTGTTCAACAAAGCAATGGCACATCATCCATTGATTCAGGCCATGAACGCTTGCATGAGCTAGGATACAAGCAAGAACTCAAGCGAGACCTCTC GTTCAACATTGTTGGTCAG TGGGCAGTTACAACAAGCGTGGATTTTTCACTTGCACAGCTGATTCGGGTGATCATCCTTCTGAGTACTGGTGGAACCTCTGGAGGTGGATATGAGGCCTCTAAGTATGTAGTTATTGCCATCCATGCTGCAATTTTGCTCTCACATGCTGTCTTAAACAGTCTTCCTATCTCGTGGTTATCATTCTTTGGACAGCTTGCTGCTGCATGGAATGTACTAG GAGTCTTTATACTCATGATTGTGATTCCTACAGTTGCAACTGAAAGAGCCAGTGCTAAGTTTGTGTTTACTCATTTCAACACTGAAAATGGGGCTGGCGTCAACAGTAAATTGTACATATTTATACTCGGGCTTCTTATGAGCCAGTATACGCTGACTGGATATGATGCATCTGCCCACATG TCAGAGGAAACCAAGAGTGCAGATAAGAATGGCCCTAAGGGAATAATTAGTTCCATCGGGATATCTATAATTGTTGGATGGGGTTATATACTTGGTATCACATTTTCAGTTACGAACATCCCAAATCTTTTGAGCAAGGACAATGATGCTGGTGGTTATGCCATCGCTGAAATTTTCTACCAAGTGTTCAAAAGTAGATATGGGAGTGGAGCTGGTGGAATTGTGTGCTTGTGTATTGTTGCTGTTGCCATATTTTTCTGCGGCATGAGCTCAATAACTAGCAATTCAAG GATGGCCTATGCATTCTCAAGGGATGGAGCTATGCCTTTGTCATCCTTGTGGCACAAAGTAAACAAGCAAGATGTTCCCATAAATGCAGTTTGGCTTTCAGCTTTTATTGCATTCTGCATGGCACTTACG TCTCTTGGGAGCTTGGTCGCATTTCAGGCCATGGTATCCATAGCAACTATTGGACTGTACATTGCCTATGCCCTACCTATCTTCTTTAGGGTGACTTTGGCACGAAAATCTTTCACCCCAGGGCCTTTCAATTTGGGAAGTTTTGGGGTCCTTGTTGGTTGGATTGCTGTGCTGTGGGTGGCAACCATCTCTGTGCTGTTCTCCTTGCCCGTTGCCTATCCCGTTACCGATCAAACTCTCAACTATACGCCAGTTGCTGTTGGTGGCCTAGTTATTCTTACTGTCACTGCTTGGGTCTTTAGTGCTAGGTATTGGTTTAAAGGTCCTATAACCAATATAGACGACTAA
- the LOC113717239 gene encoding amino-acid permease BAT1 homolog isoform X2 produces MAWNREEKSEVLPQRVQQSNGTSSIDSGHERLHELGYKQELKRDLSVFSNFAFSFSIISVLTGVTTLYNTGLNFGGPVSLVYGWIIAGCFTMVVGLSMAEICSSYPTSGGLYYWSAKLAGPSWAPFASWITGWFNIVGQWAVTTSVDFSLAQLIRVIILLSTGGTSGGGYEASKYVVIAIHAAILLSHAVLNSLPISWLSFFGQLAAAWNVLGVFILMIVIPTVATERASAKFVFTHFNTENGAGVNSKLYIFILGLLMSQYTLTGYDASAHMSEETKSADKNGPKGIISSIGISIIVGWGYILGITFSVTNIPNLLSKDNDAGGYAIAEIFYQVFKSRYGSGAGGIVCLCIVAVAIFFCGMSSITSNSRMAYAFSRDGAMPLSSLWHKVNKQDVPINAVWLSAFIAFCMALTSLGSLVAFQAMVSIATIGLYIAYALPIFFRVTLARKSFTPGPFNLGSFGVLVGWIAVLWVATISVLFSLPVAYPVTDQTLNYTPVAVGGLVILTVTAWVFSARYWFKGPITNIDD; encoded by the exons atggcGTGGAATCGTGAAGAGAAGAGCGAAGTGCTTCCACAACGTGTTCAACAAAGCAATGGCACATCATCCATTGATTCAGGCCATGAACGCTTGCATGAGCTAGGATACAAGCAAGAACTCAAGCGAGACCTCTC GGTTTTTTcgaattttgcattttcattttcaattatatCAGTGTTGACTGGTGTGACTACACTGTATAATACGGGGTTGAATTTTGGTGGGCCTGTTTCTTTGGTGTATGGATGGATAATTGCTGGTTGTTTTACTATGGTTGTGGGATTATCCATGGCTGAGATATGTTCTTCTTATCCTACTTCTGGAGGACTCTATTATTGGAGTGCTAAGCTTGCTGGCCCTAGTTGGGCACCCTTTGCATCCTGGATCACTGGCTG GTTCAACATTGTTGGTCAG TGGGCAGTTACAACAAGCGTGGATTTTTCACTTGCACAGCTGATTCGGGTGATCATCCTTCTGAGTACTGGTGGAACCTCTGGAGGTGGATATGAGGCCTCTAAGTATGTAGTTATTGCCATCCATGCTGCAATTTTGCTCTCACATGCTGTCTTAAACAGTCTTCCTATCTCGTGGTTATCATTCTTTGGACAGCTTGCTGCTGCATGGAATGTACTAG GAGTCTTTATACTCATGATTGTGATTCCTACAGTTGCAACTGAAAGAGCCAGTGCTAAGTTTGTGTTTACTCATTTCAACACTGAAAATGGGGCTGGCGTCAACAGTAAATTGTACATATTTATACTCGGGCTTCTTATGAGCCAGTATACGCTGACTGGATATGATGCATCTGCCCACATG TCAGAGGAAACCAAGAGTGCAGATAAGAATGGCCCTAAGGGAATAATTAGTTCCATCGGGATATCTATAATTGTTGGATGGGGTTATATACTTGGTATCACATTTTCAGTTACGAACATCCCAAATCTTTTGAGCAAGGACAATGATGCTGGTGGTTATGCCATCGCTGAAATTTTCTACCAAGTGTTCAAAAGTAGATATGGGAGTGGAGCTGGTGGAATTGTGTGCTTGTGTATTGTTGCTGTTGCCATATTTTTCTGCGGCATGAGCTCAATAACTAGCAATTCAAG GATGGCCTATGCATTCTCAAGGGATGGAGCTATGCCTTTGTCATCCTTGTGGCACAAAGTAAACAAGCAAGATGTTCCCATAAATGCAGTTTGGCTTTCAGCTTTTATTGCATTCTGCATGGCACTTACG TCTCTTGGGAGCTTGGTCGCATTTCAGGCCATGGTATCCATAGCAACTATTGGACTGTACATTGCCTATGCCCTACCTATCTTCTTTAGGGTGACTTTGGCACGAAAATCTTTCACCCCAGGGCCTTTCAATTTGGGAAGTTTTGGGGTCCTTGTTGGTTGGATTGCTGTGCTGTGGGTGGCAACCATCTCTGTGCTGTTCTCCTTGCCCGTTGCCTATCCCGTTACCGATCAAACTCTCAACTATACGCCAGTTGCTGTTGGTGGCCTAGTTATTCTTACTGTCACTGCTTGGGTCTTTAGTGCTAGGTATTGGTTTAAAGGTCCTATAACCAATATAGACGACTAA
- the LOC113717239 gene encoding amino-acid permease BAT1 homolog isoform X4, whose product MEFADESRLHNGNQAAGLYYPLGEFDAENVGIDRVSEDSTRLKQLGYKQELGRGLSVFSNFAFSFSIISVLTGVTTLYNTGLNFGGPVSLVYGWIIAGCFTMVVGLSMAEICSSYPTSGGLYYWSAKLAGPSWAPFASWITGWFNIVGQWAVTTSVDFSLAQLIRVIILLSTGGTSGGGYEASKYVVIAIHAAILLSHAVLNSLPISWLSFFGQLAAAWNVLGVFILMIVIPTVATERASAKFVFTHFNTENGAGVNSKLYIFILGLLMSQYTLTGYDASAHMSEETKSADKNGPKGIISSIGISIIVGWGYILGITFSVTNIPNLLSKDNDAGGYAIAEIFYQVFKSRYGSGAGGIVCLCIVAVAIFFCGMSSITSNSRMAYAFSRDGAMPLSSLWHKVNKQDVPINAVWLSAFIAFCMALTSLGSLVAFQAMVSIATIGLYIAYALPIFFRVTLARKSFTPGPFNLGSFGVLVGWIAVLWVATISVLFSLPVAYPVTDQTLNYTPVAVGGLVILTVTAWVFSARYWFKGPITNIDD is encoded by the exons ATGGAATTTGCTGATGAATCAAGATTGCATAATGGCAATCAAGCAGCTGGTCTCTATTATCCGCTTGGTGAATTTGACGCTGAAAACGTTGGTATTGATCGTGTTTCTGAGGATTCAACGCGGTTGAAGCAGCTGGGATACAAGCAAGAGCTCGGCCGTGGCCTTTC GGTTTTTTcgaattttgcattttcattttcaattatatCAGTGTTGACTGGTGTGACTACACTGTATAATACGGGGTTGAATTTTGGTGGGCCTGTTTCTTTGGTGTATGGATGGATAATTGCTGGTTGTTTTACTATGGTTGTGGGATTATCCATGGCTGAGATATGTTCTTCTTATCCTACTTCTGGAGGACTCTATTATTGGAGTGCTAAGCTTGCTGGCCCTAGTTGGGCACCCTTTGCATCCTGGATCACTGGCTG GTTCAACATTGTTGGTCAG TGGGCAGTTACAACAAGCGTGGATTTTTCACTTGCACAGCTGATTCGGGTGATCATCCTTCTGAGTACTGGTGGAACCTCTGGAGGTGGATATGAGGCCTCTAAGTATGTAGTTATTGCCATCCATGCTGCAATTTTGCTCTCACATGCTGTCTTAAACAGTCTTCCTATCTCGTGGTTATCATTCTTTGGACAGCTTGCTGCTGCATGGAATGTACTAG GAGTCTTTATACTCATGATTGTGATTCCTACAGTTGCAACTGAAAGAGCCAGTGCTAAGTTTGTGTTTACTCATTTCAACACTGAAAATGGGGCTGGCGTCAACAGTAAATTGTACATATTTATACTCGGGCTTCTTATGAGCCAGTATACGCTGACTGGATATGATGCATCTGCCCACATG TCAGAGGAAACCAAGAGTGCAGATAAGAATGGCCCTAAGGGAATAATTAGTTCCATCGGGATATCTATAATTGTTGGATGGGGTTATATACTTGGTATCACATTTTCAGTTACGAACATCCCAAATCTTTTGAGCAAGGACAATGATGCTGGTGGTTATGCCATCGCTGAAATTTTCTACCAAGTGTTCAAAAGTAGATATGGGAGTGGAGCTGGTGGAATTGTGTGCTTGTGTATTGTTGCTGTTGCCATATTTTTCTGCGGCATGAGCTCAATAACTAGCAATTCAAG GATGGCCTATGCATTCTCAAGGGATGGAGCTATGCCTTTGTCATCCTTGTGGCACAAAGTAAACAAGCAAGATGTTCCCATAAATGCAGTTTGGCTTTCAGCTTTTATTGCATTCTGCATGGCACTTACG TCTCTTGGGAGCTTGGTCGCATTTCAGGCCATGGTATCCATAGCAACTATTGGACTGTACATTGCCTATGCCCTACCTATCTTCTTTAGGGTGACTTTGGCACGAAAATCTTTCACCCCAGGGCCTTTCAATTTGGGAAGTTTTGGGGTCCTTGTTGGTTGGATTGCTGTGCTGTGGGTGGCAACCATCTCTGTGCTGTTCTCCTTGCCCGTTGCCTATCCCGTTACCGATCAAACTCTCAACTATACGCCAGTTGCTGTTGGTGGCCTAGTTATTCTTACTGTCACTGCTTGGGTCTTTAGTGCTAGGTATTGGTTTAAAGGTCCTATAACCAATATAGACGACTAA